A genome region from Arthrobacter sp. V1I9 includes the following:
- a CDS encoding aminopeptidase P family protein: MTITTENATTVAELERTKVLKNGEKVRLTFSAAEFERRLAGLRRIMEEKDLDAVVLTSYHSIKYYSDFLFTTFGRPYGMVVTKDDTVTVTANIDAGMPWRRSYGDNIVYTDWRRDNYIFAIQEVLRTRGINPRRLGVEDDSLPLENRNKIQAAFPSATLVDVAQAAMRQRMIKSAEEIEVIKHGARIGDLGGEAIRNAITAGISEYEVALIGTEAMVHEIARTFPDSEIRDTWVWFQSGINTDGAHNWATTRKIQEHDILSLNCFPMTSGYYTALERTLFYGEPDARSLELWNINVEVHKRGLELIKPGAVCKDIAAELNEIYVGHGLLANRTFGYGHSFGVLSHYYGREAGLELREDIDTVLEPGMVVSMEPMITVLDGQPGAGGYREHDILVVGEDGAENITKFPFGPEYNIIGA; encoded by the coding sequence ATGACCATCACCACCGAGAACGCCACCACCGTCGCCGAACTGGAGCGCACGAAGGTCCTCAAGAACGGCGAAAAAGTCCGCCTCACCTTCTCTGCCGCCGAGTTTGAGCGCAGGCTCGCCGGGCTCCGCCGCATCATGGAAGAAAAGGACCTCGACGCCGTCGTCCTCACCAGCTACCACTCCATCAAGTACTACTCCGACTTCCTGTTCACCACGTTCGGCCGCCCCTACGGCATGGTGGTCACCAAGGATGACACCGTCACCGTGACCGCCAATATCGACGCCGGGATGCCTTGGCGGCGGAGCTACGGCGATAACATCGTCTACACGGACTGGCGCCGCGACAACTACATCTTCGCCATCCAGGAAGTCCTGCGCACCCGCGGCATCAACCCCCGCCGTCTCGGCGTCGAGGACGACTCCCTACCGCTGGAGAACCGCAACAAGATCCAGGCCGCATTCCCCTCCGCAACCCTGGTGGACGTGGCGCAGGCAGCCATGCGCCAGCGCATGATCAAATCCGCCGAGGAAATCGAGGTCATCAAGCACGGAGCACGGATCGGTGACCTAGGCGGCGAAGCCATCCGCAACGCCATTACCGCCGGAATCTCCGAGTACGAGGTCGCCCTGATCGGCACCGAGGCCATGGTGCACGAGATCGCCCGGACCTTCCCCGACTCCGAAATCCGCGACACCTGGGTGTGGTTCCAGTCCGGCATCAACACCGACGGCGCTCACAACTGGGCCACCACCCGCAAAATCCAGGAACACGACATCCTGTCCCTGAACTGCTTCCCCATGACCTCCGGCTACTACACCGCCCTTGAGCGCACCCTGTTCTACGGCGAACCCGACGCCCGCTCCCTGGAGCTGTGGAACATCAACGTCGAAGTCCACAAGCGCGGCCTCGAACTTATCAAGCCGGGGGCGGTCTGCAAGGACATCGCCGCCGAACTCAACGAGATCTACGTCGGCCATGGCCTGCTGGCCAACCGCACCTTCGGCTACGGACACTCGTTCGGCGTCCTCAGCCACTACTACGGCCGGGAAGCCGGTCTGGAGCTCCGCGAGGACATCGATACCGTGCTCGAACCGGGCATGGTGGTGTCCATGGAACCGATGATCACGGTCCTGGACGGCCAGCCGGGCGCCGGCGGCTACCGCGAGCACGACATCCTGGTGGTGGGGGAGGACGGTGCCGAGAACATCACCAAGTTCCCGTTCGGTCCCGAGTACAACATCATCGGTGCCTAG
- a CDS encoding S-(hydroxymethyl)mycothiol dehydrogenase has protein sequence MVHKVKAVIAKEKNAPVSVQTILVPDPGPGEALVDILTCGVCHTDLHYKQGGITDDFPILLGHEATGVVSAVGEGVTEVAPGDRVILNWRAVCGECRACAKGQPQYCFNTHNATQKMTLEDGTELSPALGIGAFAEKTLVAAGQCTKVDPEADAAAVGLLGCGVMAGIGAAINTGEVKRGESVAVIGCGGVGIAAIAGARLAGATTIIAVDIDANKVEMAKSLGATHGVDSSKEDPIEAIRALTNGNGADVVIDAVGRPETYKQAFYARDLAGRVVLVGVPTPDMQLELPLLDVFGRGGSLKSSWYGDCLPSRDFPMLVAHYKQGNLDLDAFVTERITIEQVEEAFARMHEGKVLRSVVEIEPAVAS, from the coding sequence ATGGTTCACAAAGTCAAGGCAGTCATTGCCAAGGAAAAGAACGCCCCGGTGTCAGTGCAGACCATCCTGGTTCCGGACCCGGGTCCGGGTGAGGCCCTGGTGGACATCCTGACCTGCGGGGTCTGCCACACAGACCTGCATTACAAGCAGGGTGGCATCACCGACGATTTCCCCATCCTGCTGGGCCACGAGGCTACGGGTGTGGTCAGCGCCGTTGGCGAGGGCGTCACCGAAGTTGCCCCGGGTGACCGCGTCATCCTGAACTGGCGTGCCGTCTGCGGTGAGTGCCGGGCATGTGCCAAGGGCCAGCCGCAGTACTGCTTCAACACGCACAACGCCACGCAGAAGATGACCCTTGAGGACGGTACGGAGCTCTCCCCCGCGCTGGGCATCGGTGCTTTCGCCGAGAAGACCCTCGTGGCGGCAGGGCAGTGCACCAAAGTCGACCCCGAGGCTGATGCTGCCGCCGTCGGGCTGCTGGGCTGCGGCGTGATGGCCGGCATCGGTGCCGCCATTAACACCGGCGAGGTCAAGCGCGGCGAATCCGTGGCCGTGATCGGCTGTGGCGGCGTGGGCATCGCCGCGATCGCCGGGGCCAGGCTGGCCGGCGCCACCACCATCATCGCCGTGGACATCGACGCCAACAAAGTGGAAATGGCCAAATCCCTGGGCGCCACCCACGGCGTGGACTCCAGCAAGGAAGACCCCATCGAGGCCATCCGCGCCCTCACCAACGGCAACGGCGCAGACGTGGTGATTGACGCCGTCGGACGTCCCGAAACGTACAAGCAGGCGTTCTACGCCCGCGACCTCGCTGGCCGCGTGGTGCTGGTGGGCGTCCCGACGCCGGACATGCAGCTCGAGTTGCCCCTGCTGGACGTCTTTGGCCGGGGCGGGTCGCTGAAGTCCTCCTGGTACGGCGACTGCCTGCCCTCCCGCGACTTCCCCATGCTGGTGGCGCACTACAAGCAGGGCAACCTGGACCTGGACGCGTTTGTCACCGAACGCATCACCATCGAGCAGGTGGAAGAAGCCTTCGCCAGGATGCACGAGGGCAAGGTCCTGCGCTCCGTCGTTGAGATCGAGCCGGCGGTGGCTTCCTGA
- a CDS encoding MBL fold metallo-hydrolase, translated as MGVQIENLVTSGTFSLDGGTWDVDNNVWIVGNDEECVIIDSPHDAAAIINQVKGRKVLAILLTHAHNDHIGAAREVADAVGAPIHLNPEDHILWEQVYPDFKPDRSLADGDVFEVGGATLQAIHTPGHSPGSTCFYLESEGTVFTGDTLFNGGPGATGRSYSDYPTILTSIRERLLTLPPETVVRTGHGDNTTIEAERETLAKVSQ; from the coding sequence ATGGGTGTCCAGATCGAGAACCTGGTCACCTCGGGCACGTTTTCGCTCGACGGCGGCACCTGGGACGTGGACAACAACGTCTGGATCGTGGGCAACGACGAGGAATGCGTCATCATCGACTCCCCGCACGACGCCGCCGCGATCATCAACCAGGTGAAGGGCCGGAAGGTCCTGGCCATCCTCCTCACGCACGCGCACAACGACCACATCGGTGCCGCCCGCGAGGTAGCCGACGCCGTCGGAGCCCCGATCCACCTGAACCCGGAAGACCACATCCTGTGGGAGCAGGTCTACCCGGACTTCAAACCGGACCGTTCCCTGGCTGATGGTGACGTATTCGAGGTGGGCGGGGCGACGCTGCAGGCGATCCACACGCCCGGCCACTCCCCCGGTTCCACCTGCTTCTACCTCGAAAGCGAAGGGACCGTCTTCACCGGGGACACACTCTTCAACGGCGGCCCGGGTGCCACCGGCCGCTCGTACAGCGATTACCCCACCATCCTCACCTCCATCCGCGAACGGCTGCTGACGCTGCCGCCCGAAACCGTGGTCCGCACAGGGCACGGCGACAACACAACGATCGAGGCCGAGCGGGAAACGCTGGCGAAGGTTTCGCAGTAG
- a CDS encoding cyclopropane-fatty-acyl-phospholipid synthase family protein, which translates to MIVPDIPQNAVAVADHYDELDPIYRRVWGEHVHHGLWATGRETPAEAVEALVDTVADRLRLMPGEACVDIGCGYGSTARQLAVTRKVRVAGFTLSAEQAHYAAAHPVPDVDIHLRDWLVNGLPNTSANAAWAIESSEHMVDKPRFFDEAHRVLSPGGRFVVCAWLAETDASGWKVRHLLEPICREGRLPSMGTREEYEAMAVAAGFAIDGYEDVSRRVARTWTICARRLVKALLVDRETRRLALGARNRIFVLSFPRLILAYRTGAMRYGIFTLSKATESS; encoded by the coding sequence GTGATCGTCCCCGATATTCCCCAGAACGCCGTGGCGGTCGCGGATCACTACGACGAGCTCGATCCGATCTATCGTCGAGTGTGGGGCGAGCATGTTCATCACGGGCTCTGGGCAACGGGTCGCGAGACGCCCGCCGAGGCCGTCGAGGCGCTAGTCGACACGGTCGCTGACCGGCTGCGTCTTATGCCCGGCGAGGCGTGCGTCGACATCGGCTGCGGCTATGGCTCCACCGCACGGCAACTCGCGGTGACGCGCAAGGTCCGCGTCGCCGGCTTCACGCTTTCAGCTGAGCAGGCCCACTACGCCGCCGCCCATCCCGTACCCGATGTGGACATCCATCTCCGCGACTGGCTCGTCAACGGACTGCCAAATACCTCGGCCAATGCCGCATGGGCGATCGAGTCGAGCGAGCACATGGTCGACAAGCCCAGGTTCTTCGACGAGGCGCATCGCGTGTTATCGCCCGGTGGCCGCTTCGTCGTCTGCGCGTGGCTCGCCGAGACTGATGCCAGCGGTTGGAAGGTTCGCCACCTGCTCGAGCCGATCTGCCGTGAAGGGCGCCTGCCCTCGATGGGCACGCGCGAGGAGTATGAGGCGATGGCAGTGGCGGCAGGCTTTGCGATCGATGGCTATGAGGATGTCAGCCGCCGCGTCGCGCGCACATGGACGATCTGCGCCCGTCGACTTGTGAAAGCCTTGCTCGTCGACCGCGAGACCCGTCGCCTCGCCCTTGGCGCACGCAACCGCATCTTCGTTCTGAGCTTCCCCCGCCTGATCCTGGCCTACCGCACTGGTGCGATGCGCTATGGGATATTCACGCTGTCTAAGGCGACGGAGAGCAGCTGA
- a CDS encoding GAF and ANTAR domain-containing protein encodes MDNPLPLTGRLAALTEQMAGGFLTEEKASKAVQSLAYVLKDSVPNATGAGASLINARGRRESAGATDPVVLQADKLQYELGQGPCLSAWAEQRAVIIQDTREETRWPEWTAAVANLPLRSVLSAPLTTEGRHIGAFKVYSPAPHVFDDHSIFLIERLAVPAAVMLGNARDREATQRLSSQLVDALAQRDMISTAQGVLIGRMNITSQDALNVMLSASRGEDKPLYLVAREIVSGMTDE; translated from the coding sequence ATGGACAATCCATTGCCACTAACAGGCAGGCTTGCTGCGCTGACGGAACAGATGGCAGGTGGGTTCCTCACCGAGGAGAAGGCATCCAAAGCCGTGCAGTCCCTTGCGTACGTCCTCAAGGACTCGGTACCCAATGCAACCGGCGCCGGCGCTTCGCTGATCAACGCGCGAGGCCGCAGGGAAAGCGCCGGGGCAACTGATCCGGTGGTGCTTCAGGCGGACAAACTGCAGTACGAGCTCGGCCAGGGGCCATGCCTGAGCGCCTGGGCAGAACAGCGCGCCGTCATCATTCAAGACACCAGGGAAGAGACGCGGTGGCCGGAATGGACCGCGGCAGTAGCAAATCTGCCCCTACGGTCCGTTCTGAGTGCCCCTCTCACCACCGAGGGACGGCATATCGGAGCCTTCAAGGTCTACTCCCCGGCGCCTCACGTCTTTGATGACCACTCGATCTTCCTGATCGAGCGGCTGGCCGTTCCTGCCGCCGTCATGCTCGGTAACGCCCGGGACAGGGAAGCCACCCAGCGGCTGAGTTCACAGCTGGTGGACGCCCTGGCTCAGCGTGACATGATTTCCACGGCACAAGGAGTGCTCATCGGGCGAATGAACATCACATCCCAGGATGCACTCAACGTCATGCTGTCGGCTTCCCGGGGAGAAGATAAGCCTCTGTATCTTGTCGCAAGGGAAATCGTCAGTGGAATGACCGACGAGTAG
- a CDS encoding ANTAR domain-containing protein codes for MGPWCDLAAALECRTAIDLASGVSMAQTGCSQQEAVNNLMKAFSNRNEKLRDVALSVLARFNGAAHTLHSDSMS; via the coding sequence GTGGGACCGTGGTGCGACCTGGCGGCTGCTTTGGAGTGCCGGACGGCTATTGATTTAGCCTCCGGCGTCAGCATGGCCCAGACCGGTTGCTCACAGCAGGAAGCCGTGAACAATCTGATGAAAGCTTTCAGCAACCGCAACGAGAAGTTGCGGGACGTCGCTCTCTCCGTCCTGGCACGCTTCAACGGTGCCGCTCACACCCTGCACTCCGATTCAATGTCATAA
- a CDS encoding FAD-dependent oxidoreductase: MSASPRVVIIGAGIVGTNLADELVTRGWTNITVVEQGPLELAGGSTSHAPGLVFQNNQSRTMTEFATYTVNKFLSLSKDGESCFNQVGGLELATTPERLADLKRKMGVMTSWGVESRIVDADECEKIYPLLNTGKLTGGREVLGGLLIPTDGLALAARAVQLLIERSSEAGVTYQGNTTVTGIAQESGKVTGVETSQGLIPADIVVSCAGFWGRELGKMVGLEVPLLPLAHQYVVSTPLPELEGVNELPKGASKPILRYQDKDLYYREWGNRIGIGSYAHRPMPVDMSALPKVAAEEMSDHRMPSRLEFTLEDFLPAWEDSRDLLPALRSAEIEDGFNGIFSFTPDGGPLMGEAPDLEGLFVAEAVWVTHSAGVAKAMAELLVEGRSRTDLHGCELTRFEKVQTSDAYVSETSQQNFVEIYDVMHPLQPRESPRDLRVSPFNVRQKELGAFFLESAGWERPHWFEANRGLLEELPTEWQTPERDEWAGMFSSPISAAEAWRTRTAVGLYDMTPLKRLSVVGPGAQALLHRLSTGNIAKKPGAVTYCLLLEHDGGIRSDVTVARLAEEEFQLGVNSNVDFDYLRVEARKQSATDPAQWAHVSDITGSTCCIGLWGPLAREVIGKVSSDDLTNDGLKYFRTKEISVGGIPVTAMRLSYVGELGWELYTTAEYGLKLWDLLFEAGREHGIIAAGRGAFNSMRLEKGYRLWGTDMTSEHHPYESGLGFSIAKDKTGFVGAEALAERKEQPATRALRCLTVDDGTSLVLGKEPVYVDGTAVGYVTSAAYGYSVRKPIAYAWLPASVSEGDAVEVEYFGRRIAATVSAEPLFDPGMERLRG; encoded by the coding sequence ATGAGCGCATCACCACGCGTTGTCATTATCGGCGCCGGCATCGTCGGAACCAACCTTGCCGACGAACTCGTAACCCGGGGCTGGACCAACATCACGGTGGTGGAACAGGGCCCGCTGGAACTTGCCGGCGGCTCCACCTCGCACGCGCCGGGCCTGGTGTTCCAGAACAACCAGTCACGGACCATGACCGAATTCGCCACCTACACGGTCAACAAGTTCCTCTCCCTGAGCAAGGACGGCGAGTCCTGCTTCAACCAGGTTGGCGGCCTGGAACTGGCCACCACCCCCGAGCGCCTGGCCGACCTCAAGCGCAAGATGGGCGTGATGACCTCCTGGGGCGTCGAAAGCCGGATCGTCGACGCCGACGAATGCGAAAAGATCTACCCCCTCCTGAACACCGGCAAGCTCACCGGCGGCCGCGAAGTCCTGGGCGGCCTGCTCATTCCCACCGACGGCCTGGCCCTGGCCGCCCGTGCGGTGCAGTTGCTGATCGAGCGCTCCAGCGAGGCTGGCGTGACGTACCAGGGCAACACCACCGTCACCGGCATCGCCCAGGAGAGCGGCAAGGTGACGGGCGTGGAAACGTCCCAGGGTTTGATCCCGGCAGACATCGTAGTCTCCTGTGCTGGCTTCTGGGGCCGTGAGCTCGGCAAGATGGTTGGCCTTGAGGTACCGCTGCTGCCGCTTGCGCACCAGTACGTGGTCAGCACCCCGCTGCCCGAACTTGAGGGCGTCAACGAGCTTCCCAAGGGTGCCAGCAAGCCCATCCTGCGCTACCAGGACAAGGACCTGTACTACCGCGAATGGGGCAACCGCATCGGTATCGGCAGCTACGCCCACCGCCCCATGCCGGTGGACATGTCCGCCCTGCCGAAGGTCGCCGCAGAGGAAATGTCGGACCACCGCATGCCCTCCCGCCTGGAGTTCACCCTGGAAGACTTCCTGCCCGCTTGGGAGGACAGCCGGGACCTGCTGCCTGCGCTGCGCAGCGCCGAGATCGAGGATGGCTTCAACGGCATCTTCTCCTTCACCCCCGACGGCGGCCCGCTCATGGGCGAGGCGCCCGACCTCGAGGGCCTGTTCGTGGCCGAAGCCGTCTGGGTCACGCACTCGGCCGGCGTGGCCAAGGCAATGGCGGAACTGCTGGTGGAAGGCCGGTCCCGCACGGACCTGCACGGCTGTGAGCTGACCCGCTTCGAGAAGGTGCAGACCTCTGACGCGTATGTCAGCGAGACATCCCAGCAGAACTTCGTGGAGATTTACGATGTGATGCACCCGCTGCAGCCCAGGGAATCCCCGCGGGACCTGCGCGTCAGCCCGTTCAACGTGCGGCAGAAGGAGCTGGGGGCGTTCTTCCTGGAGTCCGCCGGCTGGGAGCGCCCGCACTGGTTCGAGGCCAACCGTGGGCTGCTCGAGGAACTGCCCACCGAATGGCAGACGCCGGAGCGGGATGAGTGGGCAGGAATGTTCTCGTCCCCCATCTCCGCCGCCGAGGCGTGGAGGACGCGCACCGCAGTCGGACTTTATGACATGACTCCGCTGAAGCGGCTGTCCGTGGTGGGTCCGGGCGCGCAGGCGCTGCTGCACCGTCTTAGCACGGGCAACATCGCCAAGAAGCCGGGTGCCGTGACGTACTGCCTGCTCCTGGAGCACGACGGCGGCATCCGCAGTGACGTGACCGTCGCACGGTTGGCGGAGGAGGAATTCCAGCTGGGCGTGAACAGCAATGTGGACTTCGACTACCTCCGGGTGGAGGCCCGCAAGCAGTCTGCTACGGATCCTGCCCAGTGGGCGCACGTTTCGGACATCACCGGCAGCACCTGCTGCATCGGCCTGTGGGGGCCGCTGGCGCGCGAAGTCATCGGCAAGGTCAGCTCCGACGACCTGACCAACGACGGCCTGAAGTACTTCCGGACCAAGGAAATCTCGGTAGGCGGCATCCCGGTCACCGCGATGCGGCTCTCCTACGTGGGCGAACTTGGCTGGGAGCTGTACACCACCGCTGAGTACGGCCTGAAGCTGTGGGACCTGCTGTTCGAAGCAGGCCGGGAGCACGGCATCATCGCGGCCGGGCGCGGCGCCTTCAACAGCATGCGGCTCGAGAAGGGCTACCGGCTGTGGGGCACGGACATGACGTCGGAGCACCACCCGTACGAGTCCGGCCTGGGCTTCTCCATCGCCAAGGACAAGACCGGCTTTGTGGGCGCCGAGGCCCTCGCTGAGCGCAAGGAGCAGCCTGCCACCCGGGCGCTGCGGTGCCTGACGGTCGACGACGGCACGTCCCTGGTGCTGGGCAAGGAGCCGGTGTACGTGGATGGCACAGCAGTTGGCTACGTCACCAGCGCGGCTTACGGCTACTCGGTCCGCAAGCCGATTGCGTACGCCTGGCTGCCGGCCTCGGTTTCCGAGGGCGACGCCGTCGAGGTCGAGTACTTCGGCAGGCGCATCGCCGCCACCGTCTCGGCCGAACCGCTGTTCGACCCGGGCATGGAGCGGCTTCGCGGCTGA
- the purU gene encoding formyltetrahydrofolate deformylase, with protein sequence MTTVLEGRPTANATAEAGAVPSVRNTGTAQYVLTLACPERPGIVRAITAFLADRGFDIVEHQQFDDHMSGKLYLRTAFTPGDKEVSAEGLSAEFAAVADEFGMEFTIHDGRPQRLLVMVSKFGHCLNDLIFRWRAGSLGAEIAVVVSNHEDLRPMAEAAGLPFIHVPVTADTKPQAEARLLELVEEYQADLVVLARYMQVLSNELCGNLRGRAINIHHSFLPGFKGAKPYHQAYDRGVKLIGATAHYVTADLDEGPIIEQEVFRVDHSLDPNALVTVGRDAESQALSRAVRWHSQHRVLLNNTRTVVFR encoded by the coding sequence ATGACCACAGTCCTCGAAGGACGGCCCACCGCCAACGCGACGGCGGAAGCCGGCGCCGTCCCCAGCGTCCGCAACACCGGCACCGCACAGTACGTCCTCACCCTTGCCTGCCCGGAGCGCCCCGGAATCGTCCGGGCGATCACCGCATTCCTCGCTGATCGCGGCTTCGACATTGTTGAACACCAGCAGTTCGATGACCACATGAGCGGCAAGCTCTACCTGCGCACGGCCTTCACTCCGGGAGACAAGGAAGTTTCCGCAGAAGGCCTCAGCGCGGAGTTCGCCGCAGTTGCCGATGAGTTCGGCATGGAGTTCACCATCCACGACGGCAGGCCGCAGCGGCTGCTGGTGATGGTGTCTAAGTTCGGCCACTGCCTCAACGACCTGATCTTCCGCTGGCGCGCCGGCAGCCTGGGTGCGGAGATCGCCGTCGTGGTGTCCAACCACGAGGACCTCCGTCCCATGGCGGAAGCCGCCGGCCTGCCGTTCATCCATGTCCCGGTCACCGCGGACACCAAGCCGCAGGCCGAGGCGCGACTGCTGGAACTGGTCGAGGAGTACCAGGCAGACCTGGTGGTCCTGGCCCGGTACATGCAGGTGCTCTCCAACGAGCTCTGCGGCAATCTCCGCGGCCGTGCCATCAACATCCACCATTCCTTCCTGCCCGGGTTCAAGGGCGCCAAGCCCTACCACCAGGCCTACGACCGTGGCGTGAAGCTGATCGGAGCCACCGCGCACTACGTCACCGCCGACCTTGATGAGGGCCCGATCATCGAGCAGGAAGTCTTCCGGGTGGACCACAGTTTGGACCCCAATGCACTGGTCACTGTCGGCAGGGACGCCGAATCGCAGGCACTGTCCCGGGCAGTCAGGTGGCACAGCCAGCACCGGGTCCTGCTCAACAACACCCGCACCGTCGTCTTCCGCTAA
- a CDS encoding BCCT family transporter, giving the protein MALNSETRPDNDVRPEPDPQPVSHHPEAEVEDTEQIMQELRQGRAEQAVAERRNRKLTLDKVTFGITGILALAFVAWGFLGRDSLSSTSTLALDWVMEYTGWLFMVLASLFVVFVLWLALGKWGNIPLGKDGEKPEFRTVSWIAMMFAAGMGIGLMFYGVAEPLYHFVSPPPGTVDGRTPAAVQTAMATSIFHWTLHPWAMYAVVGIAMAYGTYRLGRRQLISAAFTSLFGIRTVEGPVGRFINILAIFATLFGTAASLGLGALQIGSGLTSNGWISETGTPVLVAIVAILTACFVASAISGISRGIQWLSNINMVLAVILALIVFVAGPTLFILNLIPAAVGDYARDLAEMSSRTEAVGDEALRTWLSGWTIFYWAWWVSWTPFVGMFIARISRGRTIRQFVTGVLLVPSVVSVIWFGIFGGTAFHVQQEADKAGTPGLVSMASGSPSINFDGALFDLVKNMSMPAWLTGAVIVLAMVLVAIFFITGADSASIIMASLSSNGSSDPKRGLIIFWGLLTGAVAAVMMLAGGDKPSEALSGLQRITIVAALPFVLVMLLLCFALVKDLRRDPLSLRRRLADSVVERAIRTGVDQHGGAQFDLVTKHECGERCSEDAPCHGSSSTAGSTAVNPIPADSAVATKHTQAP; this is encoded by the coding sequence ATGGCTTTAAACAGTGAAACCCGTCCGGACAACGACGTCCGGCCCGAACCGGATCCCCAGCCGGTCTCCCACCATCCGGAGGCCGAGGTGGAGGACACCGAACAGATCATGCAGGAACTCCGCCAAGGCCGTGCTGAACAGGCCGTGGCAGAGCGCCGAAACCGAAAGCTCACCCTGGACAAAGTCACCTTCGGCATCACGGGCATCCTCGCCCTGGCCTTTGTTGCATGGGGCTTCCTGGGTCGGGACAGCCTGTCCTCCACCTCAACCCTCGCCCTGGACTGGGTCATGGAGTACACCGGCTGGCTCTTTATGGTCCTGGCTTCATTGTTCGTCGTTTTTGTCCTGTGGCTGGCCCTGGGCAAGTGGGGTAACATCCCGCTGGGCAAAGACGGCGAAAAGCCCGAGTTCCGGACGGTCTCATGGATTGCCATGATGTTCGCGGCCGGCATGGGCATCGGCCTAATGTTCTACGGCGTGGCCGAGCCGCTCTACCACTTCGTCTCCCCGCCGCCGGGAACCGTCGATGGACGGACGCCCGCGGCCGTCCAGACGGCCATGGCCACTTCCATCTTCCACTGGACCCTTCACCCCTGGGCCATGTACGCCGTCGTCGGAATTGCCATGGCCTACGGCACCTACCGCCTCGGCCGCCGGCAGCTCATCTCCGCAGCGTTCACGTCCCTGTTCGGGATTAGGACAGTGGAAGGGCCGGTGGGCAGGTTCATCAACATCCTGGCGATCTTTGCCACGCTCTTCGGCACGGCGGCGTCCCTCGGCCTCGGCGCACTCCAGATCGGCAGCGGACTGACATCCAACGGGTGGATCAGCGAAACCGGCACCCCTGTCCTGGTGGCCATTGTTGCCATCCTGACCGCCTGTTTCGTCGCCTCGGCCATTTCCGGGATCAGCCGTGGCATCCAATGGCTGTCCAACATCAACATGGTCCTGGCCGTGATCCTGGCGCTCATCGTTTTCGTCGCCGGGCCCACCCTGTTCATCCTCAACCTCATCCCCGCTGCGGTAGGAGACTACGCCAGGGACCTCGCCGAAATGTCCTCGCGGACCGAGGCCGTAGGTGACGAAGCGCTGCGGACCTGGTTGTCCGGCTGGACCATCTTCTACTGGGCCTGGTGGGTATCGTGGACGCCGTTCGTGGGCATGTTTATTGCCCGCATCAGCCGCGGCCGCACCATCCGCCAGTTCGTCACCGGCGTCCTGCTCGTCCCCAGCGTGGTCAGCGTCATCTGGTTCGGCATCTTTGGCGGCACGGCCTTCCACGTCCAGCAGGAGGCGGACAAGGCCGGCACCCCTGGCCTGGTGTCCATGGCAAGCGGATCACCTTCGATCAACTTCGACGGAGCACTGTTCGACCTCGTGAAGAACATGTCCATGCCTGCCTGGCTGACCGGAGCGGTCATTGTCCTGGCCATGGTCCTGGTGGCCATCTTCTTCATCACCGGAGCGGATTCGGCGTCGATCATCATGGCGTCCCTGAGCTCCAACGGATCCTCTGACCCGAAGCGCGGCCTGATCATCTTCTGGGGCCTGCTGACAGGTGCAGTAGCTGCCGTGATGATGCTGGCCGGCGGCGACAAACCGTCCGAGGCGCTCTCCGGCCTGCAGCGCATCACCATTGTGGCGGCCCTGCCGTTCGTGCTGGTCATGCTGCTGCTGTGCTTCGCCCTGGTCAAGGACCTGCGCCGGGATCCGCTGTCCCTGCGACGGCGGCTGGCTGATTCGGTGGTGGAGCGCGCCATCCGCACGGGCGTGGACCAGCACGGCGGCGCCCAGTTTGACCTCGTGACAAAGCATGAATGCGGTGAACGCTGTTCAGAGGACGCGCCGTGCCACGGCAGTTCCAGTACGGCCGGCTCCACCGCAGTCAATCCCATTCCGGCGGATTCCGCCGTCGCCACCAAGCACACGCAAGCACCCTAG